Within Streptomyces roseirectus, the genomic segment TCCCAGATGTCCCGCAGGCCGCGGTCTTCGACATCGTGCTGGTCGAGGAGTTTGAGGTTGTCGTCGTCGGCGAGTGCCCGGGCGACCTCGTCGGAGAACGGCTGGCGTCGGCCGCCGCGCGAGCCTCCGCCGTGTGGGACAGCAATGACGAAACGGCGGTCGAGGCCGACTGCGGTGGTCAGGCCCTCGGCCATGCCGAACCTGAGCGACCGCCTGGCGCCCTCGAAGGTCCGGGCGACCGCGTCCGGCGTCGATCGGGGCTGCTTGCGGCCCCGGCCCCCCGGGGTTGCTGTGCAGGCCGAGGGGCGGTAGCCCGTTGCGGGTCCGATGACGCTGGTCGGCGACGAAGTCCAGCATGTGTTGCTCGGTCAGCCGGTGGGGGTCGTGGCCGCCTGCCGGTGGCTGCGCGAGCGGGGCAGCTGCCACTGGATCGTCCGCGAAGGCATCGAGTGCTCGCAGCGGCTGGGCGGCCACCGCTGGGTGGTCGAGGGGACGGTGTCCTGGCTCGCCGGCTGCACCGCCGCTGTGAGCGCGAGGCCGAGCACTTCCTGGCCTTCGTCGGTGTCGCCGCAGCCCTGATCGGCTACCGCGGGCTCGCCGACTGGAACGGTGTCCTGTCGTCTCCGGGCGTGCCGACCGTATCCGTGTCGGCCGTGGTCCAGGCGCTGTCAGGGCGCGCTGGGCCCCGTCCGGGGTTCGAGGAGGGTGAGGGCGAACTCGAACGCCCGATCGGCCCGCGCGCGGTCTCCCGAGACGAGAAGGTCGAGCTGAAGCCCCCGGATCTGCGCCAGGAGGAGGGTGGCCAGGGTTGACGCGTCCTCGGGGGCCCATCCGTCCTGCCTGAGCCACCCGGAGATGAAATCGACGTAGTCGTCCATCGACCGCGCCAGCTCTCCGCCGTCGCCGGACCGCCACCCCTCGCCGGCGACCGTTTCGAACAGGAGCAGGAACTGCCGCTGCTCCTTCGGCTCGCACAGCCGTCGCCAGGTGATCCTCAGCAGCTCTGCCGTCGACCCGGCTTCCTTCAGTTCCCTGTCGGCGGTCACCTGGGCGAAGAGATCGGTGCGCATCTTCTCCACCACGCACTTGATCAGCTCGTCCTTCGACGAGAAGTGGCGCAGCAGCGTCGCATGGGTCACCCCCAGCGCCTGGGCCACCGGGCGCAGCGACAGGCCGGTGACGCCGTGGTCGAGGACGTACTCGGTCGCCGCGGCCAGCAGTTCCGGCCGCCGGTGCTGAAACCGGAGGGTCCGCCCGTCGACGCGCTCGGAACTCATCATCTGCCGTCCTCACTCCGGTTGCCTGGTCGGTTAAGTGTACCAACTGGTTGTGCTAACCGAGTGGTACTGCTACTTTTCGTGCACCGGAGCCGGAAGCCTCCGCATCGGCCGGGGCCCCTGGGGGGACGGCGGTGACTGTTCCGGCACGGGTACCGATAGCCGGACCTTCCATCACGACAAGGACACCGATGACTGACACGACGAGGACACTGATGACTGACGACGAGACGGCGGTCCGCGCCGTGTACGCGGCCTTCGGCCAGGCGATGCAGGTGGTGGATCCCGAGGCGATGAAGGATCTGTGGGACGACGGCTACGAACACCTGGTCTTCCAGCCGGAGGAGATCGAAGCCGCCCTCACGACGTGGGACGCGATCGTCGACCACTGGCGCCGGCTCCCGGGATTCGTCGACCGGGTCGAAGGGCGTGAGCACAGCAGCCACGTCGCCGTGCTCGGCGATGTCGCGCTCGTCTACTGGCGGGGCCACACCACGGTCGAGTTCAAGGACTCCAGCGAGCCGATCGCCGGCGACTCACGGCTCTCGGCCGCTCTGCGCCGGACTGACG encodes:
- a CDS encoding TetR/AcrR family transcriptional regulator, yielding MSSERVDGRTLRFQHRRPELLAAATEYVLDHGVTGLSLRPVAQALGVTHATLLRHFSSKDELIKCVVEKMRTDLFAQVTADRELKEAGSTAELLRITWRRLCEPKEQRQFLLLFETVAGEGWRSGDGGELARSMDDYVDFISGWLRQDGWAPEDASTLATLLLAQIRGLQLDLLVSGDRARADRAFEFALTLLEPRTGPSAP
- a CDS encoding YybH family protein, with product MTDDETAVRAVYAAFGQAMQVVDPEAMKDLWDDGYEHLVFQPEEIEAALTTWDAIVDHWRRLPGFVDRVEGREHSSHVAVLGDVALVYWRGHTTVEFKDSSEPIAGDSRLSAALRRTDDGWRFIHWHESRQLVAG